The Zavarzinella sp. sequence CGGGATCGAAATTGACTTTCAGGTTGTTACACTGCAGATCATCCAGCGTACGACGCAACAGTGCTGCAGTTTCCTGTCCGGTTTCAAAAGCGATGGTAATTCCATGCTCTGCCGCAAGCTGGCTGACAGTCCCCAGGGTATCCAGAAATGCCTTCCTGCTAGGATCGTCCACTTCCGGCAGGAAGCCTGCGTGCAACATCAGATCCGTCAGATTCAGGTCTTTCGTGCGTTGCAGTGCCCACTTCAGCCGTTCTAAACGTTCTGGCCTTGTGGCAGGATCGCCAAAACCACCCGTCTGTTGAATCGTGGCAGGAGTGGTGTAATCTTCACCGGGGAAGCCCAGCATCGCACCACCTAATTGAAAGCCAGCAGCCAGTGCTGCCTGTGGCATCGCATCACCTTCATCCCACGCTGCGTGGTGGGGATCGCCGCAGGCAATCTGCACCAGATTAATTCCAAGTTGATCCACAAAACCCTTCAATTCGGGAATCGATGTCACTTGCAGCGACCAGCTACAAACACCTATCGAAAGTGGGGGAATGTTAGACATGAAGTTTCTCCTTAAATTATAAAAACACAATATTGCTAATTCGTAATGCGGCAATATTGCCACATAATCACATTGTGATTTGCGATCATTTACCCCGCTTCGGGCAAGAACTTTGCGATAACTGACCGACTTATTGTCTTACTTTATGGCACAGGCTGTTCGCAAGAACATTTTTTACTAAACAGACTGTTAGTATTTGGTGTACCATTGGTCCGAAGGAGATGGCAGTGGATCTGTTTGCCGTGATGTTCTGGTCACACTTATTGAATGCCTTGATCATTCTAATGGGTTTATTGCTTCTGCTGACCGTGCTGATACAGCGTGGGAAAGGGGGCGGTCTGATTGGTGCCTTCGGTGGTGCTGGTGGATCGAGCCCGTTTGGATCGAAAGCCGGTGACGCTTTTACAAAAATTACACTGTATATGGCAGGAGTTTGGATGCTGCTTATTGCTGTACACATTCGTGTAGTAAAAGAAGACATTCGCACTGCCAAGAAAGAAGCACCTGGTTACATTTCCACGAAGTAATCCTGCTGATTGCCTAACTCCTTATCTGATAAAGGTTTCCGTTGATTATCAGCATGACCGGATACGGTTCCGCTGCCCACAGCGGAGATGATTTGGTAGCCACCGTCGAAGTGCGTACGATTAATAATCGGTACCTGAAAATTTCTGTGCGTGGGACCGAACCTTACCCAATGCTCGAACCGGAGTTTGAGCGTCAGGTAAGAACCATGATCAAACGTGGTACGGTCACCATTTCTATTTTCGTGGAACGAAAGCAATTTACGAGCGTGCTGGATACCGATTTACTGGACCATTACGTGCGGCAGATTCAGGATTATTGCCACCAGCGTGGCTGGGCAGATCAGTCCCCGGTCTGTTTGCCGCAACTGCTGAACATGCTTGGGGTTACGGCGAATTCTCTTTCGAAGCCCTCCGAACAGGAGCTTGGTTTGGTGCGCCGGGTGCTCGATGAAGCCTTGATGAAAATGCAGGAGATGCGTCAGACAGAAGGTCTGGCGATGCAGCTGGAAATACAACAACTTGCAACAATCTGTCTTGGCAAAGTGGAACAATTGGAAATATACCTCCCCACCATGCGGCAGGAGTACCAGGAACGACTACACCAGAAAGTGCGGAAATTATTAGAAAATGCGGGTCATTCTGTAGAAACCGAGCATCTCATCCGCGAACTTGCACTCTTTGGGGAACGTACCGATATTCATGAAGAAATGACACGGTTGAAAAGTCATCTGCAGCAGTTATCGGCCAAAGTTACGGGTGCTGGAACTGCTGAAGGGAAAGCACTCGACTTTCTGGTCCAGGAAATGAATCGGAAACGAACACGATCGGCTCCAAAAGTGGCGATTTGTTTGTTTCAAACCTGGTGGTAGAATTAAAATCAAGCATTGAAAAAGTGCGGGAAATCGTACAGAACGTTGAATAAACCCGAATAAATTTGAGGATAATGGGTGCAGTTGGCTCCGTTAATTGTCATTTCTGGTCCAAGTGGTGTGGGGAAATCAACCTTGATCCAGCGACTGCTACGTGATCAACGCTATCCCCTGCGTCTGGCAGTTTCGGCAACAACACGCGCACCACGAACGGGAGAAAAAGACGGCATCGACTACCAGTTCTGGTCTCGGCCAGAGTTTGAAGCGGCCATCAAGCGGGGGCATTTTCTTGAATATGCCACGGTGCATGAAAGAGACTTCTATGGCACCCCACTATCGGAAGTAGATGATTATCGCCGTCGGGGAATTGGAGTAATTCTCGACATCGACATCCAGGGCTACCGTCAAGTACGCTCGAAAATTGACGATGTTCATTCGATTTTTGTAATCGCAGATGAGAAAAATCTCATCGAACGGCTTCGAAACAGGAAATCAGATTCTGAAGAAGCCATCCAGCGTCGTTTGAAAACCGCAATGAATGAGATGGCAGCAGCCCATGAATATCACTATCGTATCCACAACAACGATTTTGAAACAACGGTCGCGGAATTAGAGCGACTTCTGGATAAATTTTTTCAGCAACCGCCCCAGCAAGAGGTTTTGTAAATGTTCGAAGCATTGAAAGAAGAAGACATCATCAACCGCGTGAACGGTCGGTTCAAACTTTGCACATTAGTGCAAAAACGAATTGTACAGTTCAAGAAGGGTGGAGGGAAGCCCCTTGTTGATGTTGGGCCAGACAGCAAAGACAACATGTTCGTCGCGCTCGCAGAAATTCTGCATGACAAAATCTATCTCGACCCGGAAGCCGATATGCAAGCCGAGGACAATCAATTGCCTCAGGCCGAAGAAAGCGTTGAAGAGACACTCTAACGAATATGCAAGGGTGAGATCATGAATGAGCTGAGGCCGATCCCTTCTTCACAGACCGCTCCCGGTCAAACGACTT is a genomic window containing:
- a CDS encoding sugar phosphate isomerase/epimerase family protein, whose product is MSNIPPLSIGVCSWSLQVTSIPELKGFVDQLGINLVQIACGDPHHAAWDEGDAMPQAALAAGFQLGGAMLGFPGEDYTTPATIQQTGGFGDPATRPERLERLKWALQRTKDLNLTDLMLHAGFLPEVDDPSRKAFLDTLGTVSQLAAEHGITIAFETGQETAALLRRTLDDLQCNNLKVNFDPANMLLYDKDDPIKALEVLAGDIRTVHMKDANRPTKPGTWGTEVPLGEGQTNTRLFLESLKKIGYQGPLFIEREVGNQEERFRDIAHGVRFIQEVLA
- a CDS encoding DNA-directed RNA polymerase subunit omega; this encodes MFEALKEEDIINRVNGRFKLCTLVQKRIVQFKKGGGKPLVDVGPDSKDNMFVALAEILHDKIYLDPEADMQAEDNQLPQAEESVEETL
- the secG gene encoding preprotein translocase subunit SecG, which codes for MDLFAVMFWSHLLNALIILMGLLLLLTVLIQRGKGGGLIGAFGGAGGSSPFGSKAGDAFTKITLYMAGVWMLLIAVHIRVVKEDIRTAKKEAPGYISTK
- a CDS encoding DUF1732 domain-containing protein, which encodes MTGYGSAAHSGDDLVATVEVRTINNRYLKISVRGTEPYPMLEPEFERQVRTMIKRGTVTISIFVERKQFTSVLDTDLLDHYVRQIQDYCHQRGWADQSPVCLPQLLNMLGVTANSLSKPSEQELGLVRRVLDEALMKMQEMRQTEGLAMQLEIQQLATICLGKVEQLEIYLPTMRQEYQERLHQKVRKLLENAGHSVETEHLIRELALFGERTDIHEEMTRLKSHLQQLSAKVTGAGTAEGKALDFLVQEMNRKRTRSAPKVAICLFQTWW
- the gmk gene encoding guanylate kinase; this encodes MQLAPLIVISGPSGVGKSTLIQRLLRDQRYPLRLAVSATTRAPRTGEKDGIDYQFWSRPEFEAAIKRGHFLEYATVHERDFYGTPLSEVDDYRRRGIGVILDIDIQGYRQVRSKIDDVHSIFVIADEKNLIERLRNRKSDSEEAIQRRLKTAMNEMAAAHEYHYRIHNNDFETTVAELERLLDKFFQQPPQQEVL